One window from the genome of Desulfomonilia bacterium encodes:
- the uxuA gene encoding mannonate dehydratase, giving the protein MKFTFRWYGEADRVTLENIRQIPVVEGIVSALHDIPAGDVWPLEDILTLKSRVEESSLELAAIESIPVHEDIKLGLPARDEYIENYCESIRNIAKAGVRVLCYNFMPVFDWMRTGLDKILPDGSSCLDYDDEELAGIINKMEKLDMPAWAQSYTRERLMLMLEAYKGITGEYLWKNLEYFLKAVVPVAEDTGVRMAIHPDDPPWPIMGLPRIITGEKNLARMLAIVNSPYNGITLCTGSLGSSPDNDLCAMIRKFKGRIPFVHARNIKREGHKRFHETAHPSTCGSLDMYEIMKALYETGFDGIIRPDHGRMIWGETGRPGYGLYDRALGLMYLAGLWEAIVKDSGEW; this is encoded by the coding sequence ATGAAATTCACATTCAGATGGTATGGCGAGGCCGACAGGGTCACGCTCGAAAACATAAGACAGATTCCTGTTGTCGAAGGAATCGTATCCGCCCTGCATGACATACCGGCCGGCGATGTCTGGCCGCTTGAAGATATTCTGACGCTAAAAAGCAGGGTAGAGGAATCAAGCCTTGAACTTGCCGCCATAGAAAGCATTCCGGTTCATGAGGATATCAAGCTCGGGCTTCCTGCACGGGATGAATACATAGAGAACTATTGTGAAAGTATAAGGAACATTGCAAAGGCCGGGGTCAGGGTCCTCTGCTACAACTTCATGCCCGTGTTCGACTGGATGAGGACCGGACTTGATAAAATCCTTCCCGATGGCTCTTCATGCCTAGATTATGACGATGAGGAACTTGCAGGGATAATAAACAAAATGGAAAAGCTTGATATGCCGGCATGGGCGCAAAGCTATACACGTGAAAGGCTTATGCTCATGCTTGAAGCCTATAAGGGTATTACCGGTGAATACCTCTGGAAAAACCTCGAATATTTTCTGAAAGCCGTCGTGCCGGTTGCTGAAGACACAGGGGTAAGGATGGCAATCCATCCCGACGACCCGCCCTGGCCCATAATGGGCCTGCCAAGGATAATCACTGGAGAGAAAAACCTTGCAAGGATGCTTGCCATCGTCAACAGCCCGTATAACGGGATTACCCTTTGCACCGGGTCTCTGGGCTCGTCGCCTGATAACGACTTGTGTGCGATGATTAGGAAGTTCAAGGGCCGGATACCCTTTGTGCATGCAAGGAACATTAAAAGAGAGGGTCATAAAAGGTTTCATGAAACCGCCCACCCGAGCACATGCGGCAGTCTGGATATGTATGAGATAATGAAGGCGCTGTATGAGACAGGTTTCGACGGTATTATAAGACCAGATCACGGCCGCATGATATGGGGAGAGACGGGCAGGCCGGGCTACGGGCTTTATGACAGGGCGTTGGGGCTTATGTACCTCGCCGGACTATGGGAGGCGATTGTTAAGGATAGTGGTGAGTGGTGA